A stretch of the Qingrenia yutianensis genome encodes the following:
- a CDS encoding InlB B-repeat-containing protein has translation MKRTVFTGIMIMLILSTAVTAQAAHTHKYTKQNSKVYVCECGKEKPLYSLKGERVITLNCNGGSLYGGICKTDITEAVTEQNKIKLPLPYKSSDYQFEGWFTESGEKVSSDTEYYSDTTLYARWSLTGTRTLTFAAEDGSYIEPVIKPLGIAISLAEFIPTRYGYDFDGWYSDPQTKENRVTAFTFNDSDTVYAKWIPNGTVIYNTPAVQRVYATDDEILAFGNYIDEKTGVPVTAQWVKQNKRLNELMEIYNEKFCK, from the coding sequence ATGAAACGAACAGTATTTACAGGCATAATGATAATGCTCATTTTATCAACTGCAGTTACTGCACAGGCGGCACACACGCACAAGTATACAAAACAAAATTCAAAGGTTTATGTATGTGAGTGCGGAAAGGAAAAGCCGCTGTATTCCTTAAAGGGCGAAAGAGTTATAACGCTTAATTGCAACGGCGGCTCGTTATACGGCGGAATTTGCAAAACCGACATCACAGAAGCCGTTACGGAGCAGAATAAAATTAAACTTCCGCTGCCGTATAAAAGCAGCGACTATCAGTTTGAGGGGTGGTTTACCGAAAGCGGCGAAAAGGTATCGTCTGATACCGAGTATTATTCCGACACAACACTCTATGCCCGTTGGAGCTTGACGGGAACACGCACACTCACCTTTGCCGCCGAGGACGGCTCATATATTGAGCCTGTCATAAAACCGCTTGGCATTGCAATATCGCTTGCGGAGTTTATTCCGACAAGATACGGCTATGACTTTGACGGTTGGTATTCAGACCCGCAAACAAAGGAAAATCGGGTAACAGCGTTTACTTTCAATGACAGCGATACCGTTTACGCAAAATGGATTCCAAACGGAACGGTGATATATAACACTCCGGCGGTACAGAGAGTTTATGCGACCGATGATGAAATCCTCGCCTTTGGTAATTACATTGATGAAAAGACGGGTGTACCTGTCACGGCACAATGGGTTAAGCAGAATAAAAGATTAAATGAGCTTATGGAAATTTACAACGAAAAATTCTGTAAGTAA
- a CDS encoding Type 1 glutamine amidotransferase-like domain-containing protein — MKLFLCSHFSSVGSLIKEEIENKKVAFIPTASLREGYTGYVGSARKLFKKLGAIVTEIDISTEAYSTIQSVFEDADVIYFTGGNSFFLIDQLRKTGTDELLKKELAKGKLMIGESAGAIICAPSIQYIEQMDEKPEDYSQEDDAGLDLIDFYVLPHYLTAPFKKVTEKIMTEFSDLNLCPINNRQGIVIDGEGSKVICKD; from the coding sequence ATGAAACTGTTTTTATGTTCGCACTTTTCAAGTGTAGGAAGTCTGATAAAGGAAGAAATTGAAAATAAAAAAGTCGCATTTATTCCAACAGCTTCGCTGCGTGAAGGCTACACCGGTTATGTTGGCTCGGCTCGAAAATTATTCAAAAAGTTGGGAGCAATCGTAACTGAAATTGATATTTCAACGGAGGCTTATTCAACGATACAGTCTGTTTTTGAAGATGCGGATGTGATATATTTTACCGGCGGAAATTCTTTTTTCCTTATAGACCAGCTCCGTAAAACGGGAACGGATGAGCTGTTGAAGAAAGAATTGGCAAAGGGAAAACTGATGATTGGTGAATCGGCAGGTGCGATTATATGCGCTCCAAGCATCCAATATATCGAGCAAATGGATGAAAAGCCGGAGGACTACTCACAAGAAGATGATGCAGGGCTTGATTTGATTGATTTCTATGTTCTTCCGCATTATCTTACAGCACCATTTAAGAAAGTTACCGAGAAAATAATGACTGAGTTTTCGGATTTGAATCTATGCCCAATTAACAACCGTCAGGGAATTGTAATTGATGGTGAAGGTTCAAAGGTTATTTGCAAAGACTAA